A window of Thermococcus aggregans contains these coding sequences:
- a CDS encoding phosphorylating glyceraldehyde-3-phosphate dehydrogenase, whose amino-acid sequence MKVKVGVNGYGTIGKRVAYAVSKQDDMELIGVTKTKPDFEAYRAKELGIPVYAASEEFLPRFEKVGFEVAGTLDDLLNEVDVIVDATPGGMGEKNKALYEKAGVKAIFQGGEKASVAEVSFVAQANYEKALGKDYVRVVSCNTTGLTRTLNAIKDYIDYVYAVMIRRAADPNDSKRGPVNAIKPSVEVPSHHGPDVQTVLPINIETMAFVVPTTLMHVHSVMIELKKPLEAKDVVEIFENTTRVLLFEKEKGFDSTAQLIEFARDLHREWNNLYEIAVWKESISVKGNRLFYIQAVHQESDVVPENVDAIRAMFELADKWESIKKTNKSLGILK is encoded by the coding sequence ATGAAAGTCAAAGTAGGAGTTAACGGCTATGGAACTATAGGAAAGAGAGTTGCCTATGCAGTTTCAAAGCAAGATGATATGGAGCTAATAGGAGTTACAAAGACGAAGCCGGACTTTGAAGCATATCGGGCTAAAGAACTTGGAATCCCTGTTTATGCCGCGAGCGAAGAGTTTTTGCCAAGGTTCGAGAAGGTAGGCTTTGAAGTTGCCGGAACCCTTGATGATCTTCTTAACGAGGTTGACGTCATAGTCGATGCCACTCCTGGAGGAATGGGTGAGAAGAACAAAGCTCTCTACGAAAAAGCGGGAGTTAAGGCAATATTCCAGGGTGGAGAGAAGGCAAGCGTTGCGGAGGTCTCATTCGTTGCTCAGGCGAACTACGAGAAAGCTTTGGGCAAGGACTACGTTAGGGTAGTTTCTTGCAATACCACAGGCTTAACGAGAACTCTGAATGCAATAAAGGACTACATCGACTATGTATATGCCGTGATGATTAGAAGGGCTGCGGATCCCAATGATAGTAAGAGAGGTCCCGTTAATGCCATAAAGCCCTCAGTTGAGGTTCCTTCCCACCATGGGCCGGATGTACAAACTGTACTCCCAATAAACATTGAAACAATGGCGTTTGTTGTGCCGACAACCCTCATGCACGTCCACAGCGTAATGATCGAGCTGAAGAAGCCTCTCGAAGCAAAGGACGTCGTTGAAATCTTCGAGAACACCACAAGAGTTCTGCTCTTCGAGAAGGAGAAGGGCTTTGACAGCACAGCCCAGCTCATAGAGTTCGCAAGAGATCTTCACAGGGAATGGAACAACCTCTATGAAATAGCTGTCTGGAAGGAAAGCATTAGCGTAAAGGGCAACAGACTCTTCTACATCCAAGCAGTCCACCAGGAGAGTGACGTTGTCCCGGAGAACGTAGACGCGATAAGGGCAATGTTCGAATTGGCAGACAAGTGGGAGAGTATAAAGAAGACGAACAAGAGCTTGGGGATCTTGAAGTGA
- a CDS encoding SLC45 family MFS transporter codes for MVEFNYKRVFLLGFGFFGISIIWSLYNAYIPIFLQDTFKMSRTVTGFVMTIDNLFAVLLLPFLGALSDKTRTRIGRRKPYILLGAPSAALLFALIPIARRYESLALFMGTIIFMNFFMALFRSPVIAFMPDITPSEKRSQANGIINFMGGIGALLAYFGGKVLYDINYAYPFFTGAVIMLIANLLVVFFVPEPEEYRVPGEKMDIKKLIKETSKKSFGELKENLKDVFASKERSLLFILFSIFLWFIAFNSVETFFTSYAKYHLGIEESTGAFMMGVVSLSFMLFAIPAGFIGGRIGRKKTITTGLILTTAVMILAYLLGETSKPQSSALTDPLVLKFMGLFFFGGIGWAMVNVNSLPMVVDMTTEEKLGGYTGLYYFFSQAANLIAPPLAGAFLDVIGYSTLLPFAAVFFILATLTVQFVKRGDIKRGGDDVYELIPDMD; via the coding sequence GTGGTTGAGTTCAACTATAAACGCGTTTTTCTGCTTGGATTTGGGTTCTTTGGGATAAGCATAATATGGTCCCTATACAACGCATACATCCCGATTTTCCTCCAAGATACATTCAAGATGAGCAGAACCGTGACGGGCTTTGTAATGACAATCGATAACCTCTTTGCAGTGTTGCTGTTGCCGTTTCTTGGTGCCCTCAGTGATAAAACAAGGACAAGGATAGGACGTAGAAAGCCCTACATTCTCCTCGGAGCTCCTTCAGCAGCTTTGCTTTTCGCCCTCATCCCAATAGCAAGGAGATACGAGAGCCTTGCACTCTTTATGGGGACGATAATCTTCATGAACTTCTTTATGGCGCTCTTCCGGTCTCCAGTAATAGCCTTTATGCCGGATATAACCCCAAGTGAAAAGAGAAGCCAGGCTAATGGGATTATAAACTTCATGGGAGGTATTGGAGCCCTACTTGCGTACTTTGGTGGAAAGGTTCTCTACGATATTAACTATGCATATCCGTTCTTTACTGGAGCAGTGATAATGCTCATTGCTAACCTCCTCGTTGTTTTCTTTGTGCCGGAACCTGAGGAATACCGCGTTCCCGGAGAAAAAATGGATATCAAAAAGCTCATAAAAGAAACCTCAAAGAAGAGCTTTGGCGAACTTAAAGAGAACCTCAAGGATGTATTTGCAAGTAAAGAAAGAAGCCTGCTCTTTATCTTGTTCTCGATCTTTCTCTGGTTCATAGCGTTTAATTCGGTGGAGACATTTTTCACAAGCTATGCAAAGTACCACCTTGGAATTGAAGAGAGCACTGGGGCATTCATGATGGGCGTCGTTTCACTCAGCTTTATGCTCTTTGCAATTCCGGCGGGGTTCATTGGTGGGAGAATTGGAAGAAAAAAGACAATAACCACTGGGTTGATTCTCACAACGGCAGTAATGATATTGGCTTATCTCCTGGGAGAAACTTCAAAACCCCAGAGCAGCGCATTAACCGACCCGCTGGTGCTCAAATTCATGGGACTATTTTTCTTCGGTGGTATAGGCTGGGCAATGGTAAACGTCAACTCCCTTCCAATGGTTGTTGATATGACAACAGAAGAGAAGCTTGGAGGCTACACTGGACTTTACTACTTTTTCAGCCAAGCTGCAAATCTCATAGCTCCTCCTTTAGCCGGAGCATTCCTTGATGTTATTGGCTATAGCACTTTGCTCCCCTTCGCGGCAGTGTTCTTCATACTGGCTACTTTAACAGTTCAATTCGTTAAAAGAGGGGACATAAAACGCGGAGGTGATGACGTCTACGAGCTGATACCGGATATGGATTGA
- a CDS encoding ParA family protein has translation MPTISIANQKGGVGKSTTAINLSAALALKGRRVLLVDMDPQGATTVGLGLRDASPTIYNVILDEVDIEEAIVHTQIEGLELIPSNIALSGAEIELSSQIGREYILRNKLAKIKEEYDYVIIDTPPSLGILTMNSLVASDEVIIPIQAEYYALEGIGLLLKAIKLVRERLGIPLEIRGFLITMFDKRTNLSKEVREEVRRIFGEKVFKTMIPRNVKLAEAPSHGKPIFLYAPDSRGAKAYMKLAEEVDGV, from the coding sequence ATGCCGACGATAAGTATTGCAAATCAAAAAGGTGGAGTAGGCAAGAGCACTACTGCGATAAACCTCTCAGCAGCACTTGCCCTCAAAGGAAGAAGGGTTCTCCTTGTTGATATGGACCCGCAAGGCGCAACAACCGTTGGACTTGGACTTAGAGATGCGAGCCCAACCATTTACAATGTGATACTGGACGAGGTAGATATTGAAGAAGCAATAGTACATACTCAAATAGAGGGGCTTGAACTTATTCCAAGCAACATTGCACTAAGCGGCGCTGAGATCGAACTCAGCAGCCAGATAGGAAGGGAATACATCCTTAGAAACAAGCTTGCTAAAATTAAGGAGGAGTACGACTATGTCATAATAGACACGCCTCCGTCCCTTGGTATTTTAACGATGAACTCTCTTGTTGCCAGCGATGAAGTGATAATACCTATTCAGGCGGAATATTATGCTTTAGAGGGCATAGGGCTTCTTTTGAAGGCAATTAAGCTTGTCAGAGAGAGGCTTGGGATACCGCTTGAAATTAGGGGATTCCTGATAACGATGTTTGATAAAAGGACAAACCTCTCCAAGGAAGTCAGAGAAGAAGTGAGGAGAATATTCGGGGAGAAGGTGTTCAAAACTATGATTCCAAGAAATGTAAAGCTGGCAGAAGCACCTTCTCATGGAAAGCCAATCTTCCTCTACGCTCCGGACAGCAGAGGTGCCAAGGCGTATATGAAATTAGCTGAGGAGGTTGATGGCGTATGA
- a CDS encoding alpha/beta hydrolase, whose product MLWEIVLLALALFFAFVFFVAYKMTTPPRRVKNWTPKDVGLEYEDITISTTDGLKLKGWWIDRGSEKTIILLHGYASSRWSFYIIPMIETLAKNGYNVLAFDFRAHGESEGKYTTVGDKELIDLVSAIDWLKREKPNSANRIGLVGYSMGAMVAIRALAEDERVCCAVADSPPMHLDKTGTRSLRYFANLPEWLYPFVKPISKMITGTREVHPITYADKIKKPLRLIAGKKDPIVKVEEVREFYERNKEINPDVELWVTEAAHVRTIQLMPEEYKQRILQFFEKYL is encoded by the coding sequence ATGCTCTGGGAGATAGTTCTTCTTGCATTGGCCTTGTTTTTTGCCTTTGTCTTCTTTGTGGCCTATAAAATGACTACTCCGCCAAGAAGAGTCAAAAATTGGACTCCAAAAGATGTCGGGCTTGAGTATGAGGATATTACCATATCAACCACCGACGGACTAAAGCTGAAAGGTTGGTGGATAGACAGAGGGAGCGAAAAAACGATAATTCTCCTCCATGGATACGCTTCAAGCCGGTGGAGCTTTTACATTATCCCAATGATAGAAACCCTTGCAAAAAACGGATACAACGTTCTGGCCTTCGACTTTAGAGCCCACGGAGAGAGCGAGGGCAAATACACCACAGTTGGAGATAAAGAGCTCATAGACCTTGTCTCCGCTATTGACTGGCTTAAAAGAGAAAAACCAAACAGCGCCAACCGTATTGGTTTGGTAGGCTATTCCATGGGTGCTATGGTGGCAATTAGGGCTCTTGCAGAAGATGAAAGAGTTTGCTGTGCCGTTGCGGATAGCCCTCCCATGCATTTGGACAAAACGGGAACCAGAAGTTTAAGGTACTTTGCAAACCTACCGGAGTGGCTTTATCCCTTTGTGAAGCCCATCTCAAAAATGATTACCGGGACTAGAGAAGTACACCCAATAACATACGCCGATAAAATCAAAAAGCCTCTTCGTTTGATAGCGGGCAAAAAAGATCCCATAGTTAAAGTTGAAGAGGTTAGGGAGTTTTACGAAAGAAATAAAGAGATAAACCCGGACGTTGAACTTTGGGTCACGGAGGCAGCACATGTGAGGACAATTCAGCTTATGCCCGAGGAGTACAAGCAAAGGATTCTGCAGTTTTTCGAGAAATACCTTTGA
- a CDS encoding amino acid permease — METEVGLSRGLSMWHLMMMGMGMMIGAGVFVATGISIGFAGPGGVLVAFALNGLVALFSAMSFAELASALPTAGGAYTYIDEAFKGLIGFISGWLNWFALTVAGSLYAITFATYTVFLLEGTDWFASLSIESELVIKVLALVIIAIFVVINYIGVSETGNIENLITIGQMSTLLFIGIFAVFYTILHPERLSHFSNFIPNGWAKVLAAMGFTYVGFEGYEVIAHAGEEAFDPKESIPKAILYSVIAVTTTYLLFAFAAIVGADVSPENLTAWFASHGAVGMGEAIKDLMPYGGLLITLAAIFSSTSALNATIYSSTRVLFAISRDGKLPRFISRVHPVRRVPHIALALSTVIIVTVAMALPIEDVAASADIVFLLIFLLVNAAVIKIRRERGDELDYGFLMPYFPFIPLAAIALQGVLSIWIFDVSPTAWFVTLGWVTIGLALSFRYRGAREVEEAPEREVVFGAWSPEGYKVLVAISNPKNAQYLAKVGETIARAKNGELALVSVVTVPKQTPLEEAHRFAGPALELLKEVREGLSGDVNVRGVVYYAHSVYRGILSAIRNKNADLLVLGWRGRSRLGYIFGSNLDKLVEAPCDVLLVKPGKGGEIKRILFPTSVGPHSLLAAEIVRILALENSASVTVLYVDTEGTERKRIERRLEPVLRLLNGAKGTLKVVRSSDPKAAILSECRNHDLVIMGASESSLFAKSLFGELPVEVAKKCEKTVFLVKKDLGGRSWFRRWIR; from the coding sequence ATGGAGACCGAAGTTGGCCTTTCACGGGGCCTATCCATGTGGCACCTCATGATGATGGGCATGGGCATGATGATAGGGGCTGGAGTGTTCGTGGCAACAGGAATTTCAATAGGCTTCGCCGGCCCCGGCGGAGTTCTCGTGGCTTTTGCCCTCAACGGCCTCGTCGCCCTCTTTTCTGCGATGTCTTTCGCGGAACTTGCCTCCGCACTTCCAACGGCAGGAGGGGCTTACACCTACATAGACGAAGCGTTTAAGGGCCTGATCGGCTTCATATCCGGTTGGCTCAACTGGTTTGCTCTAACCGTCGCGGGGAGCCTCTACGCCATAACTTTCGCCACATACACCGTCTTTCTCCTCGAAGGGACGGACTGGTTCGCCTCACTCAGCATTGAGAGCGAACTTGTGATAAAGGTCCTTGCGCTCGTGATAATAGCGATTTTTGTCGTTATCAACTACATCGGTGTTTCTGAAACAGGTAACATTGAGAACCTGATAACCATCGGGCAGATGTCAACCTTACTCTTTATTGGCATCTTTGCGGTGTTCTATACAATCCTCCACCCAGAGAGGCTCTCTCACTTCAGCAACTTTATTCCTAACGGGTGGGCTAAGGTTTTGGCTGCCATGGGCTTTACCTACGTTGGCTTCGAGGGCTACGAGGTCATAGCACACGCGGGTGAAGAGGCCTTTGACCCAAAGGAGAGCATACCCAAAGCGATCCTCTACTCGGTCATAGCGGTAACGACCACATACCTCCTCTTCGCCTTCGCGGCAATAGTCGGGGCAGACGTTTCCCCCGAGAACCTGACAGCGTGGTTTGCCTCCCATGGGGCCGTTGGCATGGGCGAGGCAATAAAGGACCTCATGCCCTACGGGGGTCTTCTGATAACGCTTGCGGCGATTTTCTCCTCGACTTCAGCACTCAACGCTACCATCTACTCATCAACGAGGGTTCTCTTCGCAATAAGCCGCGACGGAAAACTTCCGCGCTTCATATCAAGGGTTCATCCCGTGAGGAGGGTTCCGCACATAGCGCTTGCCCTCTCCACAGTCATCATCGTGACGGTTGCCATGGCCCTGCCGATAGAGGACGTCGCCGCGAGCGCGGACATAGTCTTTCTGCTGATATTTCTCCTTGTTAATGCTGCTGTGATAAAGATAAGGCGTGAAAGAGGTGACGAGCTTGATTATGGTTTTCTGATGCCCTACTTCCCATTCATACCTCTCGCGGCCATAGCCTTGCAGGGAGTTCTCTCAATATGGATCTTCGATGTAAGCCCGACGGCGTGGTTCGTAACGCTTGGGTGGGTGACTATAGGACTAGCACTCAGCTTCCGCTACAGGGGAGCGAGGGAAGTTGAGGAAGCACCAGAGCGGGAGGTCGTTTTCGGGGCGTGGTCCCCAGAAGGCTACAAGGTTCTGGTAGCCATCTCAAACCCCAAGAATGCCCAATATCTCGCCAAGGTTGGAGAGACCATAGCCCGAGCCAAAAACGGCGAACTAGCTCTTGTAAGCGTTGTCACGGTTCCGAAGCAGACACCCCTTGAGGAGGCGCACCGCTTTGCGGGCCCCGCCTTGGAACTGCTCAAGGAGGTAAGGGAAGGGCTCAGTGGAGATGTGAACGTGAGAGGTGTGGTCTACTACGCCCACAGCGTTTACAGGGGAATACTGAGTGCCATAAGGAACAAGAATGCTGACCTCCTAGTTCTCGGCTGGAGGGGGCGTTCGAGGCTGGGATACATCTTCGGTAGCAACCTGGATAAGCTCGTGGAAGCCCCTTGTGATGTACTCCTCGTGAAGCCGGGAAAGGGTGGAGAAATTAAGAGAATACTCTTTCCGACATCTGTCGGCCCCCACAGTCTTTTAGCTGCAGAGATAGTGAGGATATTGGCCCTCGAAAATAGTGCAAGCGTTACCGTACTGTACGTTGATACAGAAGGAACGGAGAGAAAAAGGATAGAACGACGCCTTGAGCCGGTTCTGAGGCTCTTAAATGGGGCTAAGGGAACTCTGAAGGTCGTCCGCTCTAGCGACCCCAAAGCCGCGATACTCTCCGAGTGCCGCAACCACGACCTCGTTATAATGGGCGCCTCTGAGAGCTCGCTCTTCGCCAAGAGCCTGTTCGGGGAGCTACCCGTAGAGGTGGCAAAGAAGTGTGAAAAAACCGTTTTCCTAGTTAAGAAGGACCTTGGGGGGCGCTCTTGGTTCAGGAGGTGGATTCGATAA